The following are encoded together in the Pedobacter sp. D749 genome:
- the idi gene encoding isopentenyl-diphosphate Delta-isomerase has product MEEQVILVDLDDVPRGQMGKMEAHEKGMLHRAFSVFIFNSKCELLLQQRALHKYHSMGLWTNTCCSHQRIGESNIRAAKRRLMEEMGIDCELSFLFKFTYKAIFENGLTEHEIDHVFFGMSDKLPVINLDEVVSFKYVDLETLTKDIEVNPNAYTPWLRISLDQVIAHASTAKTKNGHTA; this is encoded by the coding sequence ATGGAAGAGCAAGTTATTCTGGTTGACCTTGATGATGTGCCTAGAGGGCAGATGGGTAAGATGGAAGCGCATGAAAAAGGTATGTTACACCGTGCTTTTTCTGTTTTTATTTTTAATTCTAAATGCGAACTGCTGCTGCAGCAAAGAGCACTGCACAAATACCATTCGATGGGTTTATGGACGAACACCTGCTGCAGTCATCAGCGGATTGGAGAAAGTAATATCCGCGCGGCTAAGAGGAGGTTGATGGAAGAAATGGGGATCGATTGCGAATTAAGCTTTTTGTTTAAATTTACTTATAAAGCAATATTTGAAAATGGCTTAACGGAACATGAGATAGACCATGTTTTTTTTGGCATGAGCGATAAATTACCCGTTATAAATCTGGATGAAGTAGTATCCTTTAAGTATGTGGATTTGGAAACTTTAACAAAGGATATTGAGGTTAATCCAAATGCCTATACACCATGGTTGAGAATCTCTTTAGATCAAGTGATCGCACATGCATCAACAGCTAAAACAAAAAACGGGCATACAGCCTAA
- a CDS encoding DNA-formamidopyrimidine glycosylase family protein, with amino-acid sequence MPEGPSIVILKDLIKELHLGRPEVLEVAGNVKDFDKDRLLHQKIQDFKSWGKHFLICFNDFTIRIHFMLFGSYLINERKKTPLKLGLIFKKDELNFYTCKVDLLEGNVKKHYNWENDVMADEWSSSAAIKTLKENPQVTVCDILLNQQIFSGVGNIIKNEVLYRTRIHPLTKIENLPPAKLKALVKEARNYSFDFLKWKKENTLSKHWEIYNQKECPLKHKIEKKELGKTHRQTYFCEKCQKLYL; translated from the coding sequence GTCCATCAATCGTAATATTAAAAGATTTAATCAAGGAGCTTCATCTGGGTAGACCTGAAGTGCTGGAAGTGGCAGGTAATGTAAAAGATTTCGACAAAGATAGATTGCTCCATCAAAAAATACAGGATTTTAAAAGCTGGGGTAAACATTTTCTGATCTGTTTTAACGATTTCACCATCCGTATTCATTTTATGCTGTTTGGCAGTTATTTAATTAACGAGCGCAAAAAAACGCCATTAAAACTAGGACTGATCTTCAAAAAAGATGAATTAAATTTCTATACCTGCAAAGTTGATCTATTAGAAGGAAATGTTAAAAAACATTACAATTGGGAAAACGATGTGATGGCTGATGAATGGAGCAGTAGCGCAGCTATTAAAACATTGAAAGAAAACCCCCAGGTAACGGTTTGCGACATATTGCTCAATCAGCAAATTTTTAGTGGAGTGGGTAATATTATTAAAAATGAGGTTTTATACCGTACTCGCATACATCCCCTTACCAAAATTGAAAATTTACCACCTGCAAAATTAAAGGCATTGGTTAAGGAGGCCAGGAATTATAGTTTCGATTTTTTAAAATGGAAAAAGGAAAATACATTAAGTAAACATTGGGAGATATACAATCAGAAGGAGTGTCCGCTTAAACACAAAATAGAGAAAAAGGAACTTGGCAAAACACATCGTCAGACTTACTTTTGCGAAAAATGCCAAAAACTATACCTCTAG